TGACTCACTTTCGCATTCTGGGGAACATATCCAAAATTAAAAGAGGAGTCCGGTATGCTCATTTCCGGACCGGCAAACGCGACTCCGGCCAGAAGGGCGACAATTACGGTCATGGTGATAATCAGCAATAGTGATTTCATTTGGCTTAATCTATCCTTTATCTCCGGTTAACCACAAACGCGCTCAGTATATTTTTCTTTTTATCGGTATAGTTATACGAGTCTTACGGGTATCATTCAACAATAATGTGATTGATCTGTAAAATTCTTTATCGAGAAACTCCGGTCTGACCTTGATAGTACCGATTGCTGTCGAACGTGCCGCGACGGAATCGGGCAGTATGATGTCACACTCATCAACAAAGAAAGAAACCGGTGTCAGGGTATAGGACGTATCGCTGTGGTTGATTATCCTGAAACTGAGACTGTCGACCGCGCGCTCCCTGAATTTCGAAAGATCCAGTGCGAACGGTTTGACGGACACGGGACGGATGGCATCGGGTTCCCTGGTGACCGTACCGGTCAGGTAAACCCTGAAGGTCTCCGGGCCTACGTTGGTGTAGATATAGGGATAATTTCCGGTCGGTCCCACACGTTTTTTTACATCCCAGCAGATAGAGACCAGCATGGAATCGCCGGGGGCAATCCAGTTCTTCTCGAGCGGCTCAACCTGACACCCACACGGGGTTTTGATTTCGTTAATTATGAGAGTATCAGTGCCTGTGGATGTAAACCAGAAGCAATGGCTCACCACAGACTGCTGCGGTATGCTGCCCATTTCAAATCTCTCACCCGGTATTTGCAGATTCGGCTGCGCGAAAGCGCCGCAGTTAATCACCAGGAGCAATACGGCTGAAGCTGATAAAAGTCTTACCATAGTCATAGGTTTATATTCTTCTCCCTCGACTTAGTTCCGGAATTGACCCAATATATTAAATCTCATTGACTTAGTCAATACCGATGAACGAAGGATTTTCCCCGGCAAATGTACGGTTGATAAGCAGTTTATGGCAGGCGCTCAGCCCGCAGAGCGAACAAGTCGGTAGATCGTGCCCATCAAATCGACCATGTAAATCTCCCCGGCTGAGCTCTCGCCGAATGAAGCCAGGGCCATTGATCCGATGCCGAGCTGGTCAGTGAGTTCATATACCGTGACGCTGTCGCCGGTCTTTACCAATGACCAGACCTGTCCGGAGCAGAAGTCCCCAAAGAGGTAATGACCGTAAAGCCGAGGGATTTCGCTACCGCGATATACATAGCCACCGGTAACAGAACACGGGGAAGACGGCATTGAGTGCGAATACTCGAAGATGGGGTCGAGTAGAATACCGTTGGGATCGCAATTCTCCGACGGATTGAAGCATCGCGAGCCTTCTTTAAGCCTCCAGCCATAATTTTCGCGTCCGGAGCTGGAAGCTGGCGTAAAGTTGATTTCTTCTATCTGGTTCTGGCCAACATCGGCAATCCATAGATCCCGCGTTTCACGGTCGAAGCTGTAGCGCCATGGATTGCGAAGTCCAAAAGCCCAGATCTCCTGCAGAGTGTCGGGGTTGCCCGCGTAAGGGTTATCGGGCGGTATGCCGTAGGGACTGCCACTATCAATATCGATCCTAAGCATTTTACCAAGCAGTGTCAGGGGATTTTGCGCGCGGTTTTCGGGGTCTCCGCCTGAGCCGCCGTCGCCGAGGCCAATATAGAGGTAACCGTCAGTCGGCCCGAAGAGCAGCATGCCGGCATTGTGATTGGAGTATGGCTGGGGAACCGTCAGGATAATCGACTCACTGGAAGCCACAGCCGAATCGGGGTAGCTCGAAACCCTGAATTTTGAGACTGTTGTACTGCCGTTGGTGTTGGTGTAGTTTACGAAGAATAGGCCGTTACTCGCGTAGTCGGGATGAAATGCCAGTCCCAATAGCCCACGCTCACTCGCTGCTGAGTTGACGCGATCACTGATGTCCAAAAAAGCGTCGGGAAGAACCTGCCCGCCCCGAAGAATCTTTATCTTACCGGCTTTTTCGACTATAAACATGCGCGATGTGTCGCCCGGAGCAGCGCAAATATATAAAGGCTGGGAAAGTCCGCGAGCCACTGCCGTGGCCGCGAGTGAACCGGTGGGGAATTCGTTAACGGGGGGAGGAGTAGTCGTACCGGGACTGTCGGATGAACTGCAACTGCTGACAAGTAGCACCGCAATTGACACCAGGGGGAGAATATTCCCGCGAAATTTAGGCGCATTAAGATTCAGGTGTGAAGACATACACCATTAACAATCGAAGCCGGTCAAAGTTTCCTTTCGGCCCGCTTTAATTATATGAAGCGGCCATTTAATTGCGACGCGTAATACTCGTTACGCCAGTGACTTACATATCAAAGATTTTACCCGGATTGAGTATTAGATCGGGGTCGAACTGACGCTTTATCATTCTCATCAATTCGACCGCTTTGCCGTGTTCCATGGCGAATAGATTCTTGTGTCCCAGACCGATTCCGTGTTCGCCGGATATGGTACCTTCGAGTTCGATAGTCTTTTTGATGATAAGGTCATTCATGGCGATGGCATTGTTCCATTCACTGCTGTCTTCCTTGCGGGCAAGTATCAGGGCGTGAAGCAGTCCGAGTCCTACATGGCCGAAAGTGTGAACCATCATTCCATATTGCTTGCCCAGCTGGTGGCAGTATTCTACCATCTCAGGCAATTTTGAGATGGGGAAAGCGACATCATTGCGCAGGATACTGTAGCCGGGGCGACGGTATTTTATCGCGTCGGTTACAAAGTGGCGTATTTCCCACGGTCGCTGGCCATCGGCCAGCTTAAGCGGTTGTCCACCCAATTCGGTGCAGATATCCTCTGCCAGTTCATTGTTGGACTGCAAAACCGCGTCGGGGCCGTGAAATTCCAGGAAAAGCGCCGGGACTTCTTCCAGTCCATATTCCTTGAGCTTGTTCAGGGCCTCCATTACTTTTCGGTCGAGAAATTCGATGGCGGCGATATCGAGGCCGTACTTGCGCATCTCCGACACCGCGCGAGCGGCATTGACTTCGGTTTCGAATTTGAACGCATTCTGAAGACGACCTTCAGGAAGGCCGGCAAGTTTGATTGTAGCGGCTGCAATGACAGCCAGGGTACCTTCCGAGCCGGCCACGAGATCGACCAGATTATAGCCGCTCGAACGTTTGACAGCCCGATTGCCGATTTTCATAATCTCGCCGGTGCCGGTGATTATCTCAAGCTCCAATACATATTCTCTGGTGCCGCCATACTTGACCGAGTAAATACCGCTGGCGTTGGTCGCTATCATGCCGCCGACTGTGGCGATATCCCCCGAGCCGCCCGGCGAAGGGGGGAAGAATAAGCCTTCTCGCTTCAGGTGCTCGTTGAGATGGTCATAGATAATACCCGGCTGGACTTTGACCTGAAGGTCATCGGGCCAGAATTCGAGGATTTCGGTCATGTGACTGAGGTCGAGTACTATGCCATTGGCCGAGGGTATGGTTGAGCCTTCCAGAGCGCTGCCGGCCCCGCGTGTTGTCACCGGCACTCTGAAATCAGCGCACAACTTGACCACCTGGCTGATTTCTTCGGCGTTCAAAGCCCATACGATTGCCATAGGCGTGACGCCATCGATAGTTGATTCGTCGCGTGACGCCACTGCGAGATGGTCCGAGTGGATCGAGAACCGATCGGCAGGAAACAGGCCCTTCAGGTCATCAATGAAACTCATAAACCGGCGACCTACTCCAGATTGCGCATGGCCCTGAAGAACGGTTCCCAGTCGGCTACTTTGACCGGCTCTTTCTTGAACTTCTCAGCGTCTTCGGGACTCAGCATATTTTCATTGATGACAATTACCAGAACATACTCCGAGAACCAGTCGTCATACATGTACCAGAAACCGTCATCGCCGGCCTTTTTACCCCAGCTGTTTTCTATTAGCCATTTGTTGATGGTGCCGGTCGAAGTGGTATCGAAGCCGCAGATTACCATAGCATGGTTGGGGGAGATCTCTTTGAACGAGATCTTGTCAGCTTTGGATAGTGCGAAATCCATGCCGACGGCGGTGCCATAGTCGAGGATACCTTCGGCCATAATAGCCGAGTCGCCATAGTTCTGCTTGCCGACATCGCAGGCAAACCACACTGCCTGGCTGTCAAGCAGAGCCTTGTGGGTATATTCCTTGAGCCTTTCGACAGGCAGGTTCAGGACTTTAAAATCGGAATTTTCATAAATGTTTCGGCTGGCTTCGAGAAGATAAGGCTGGTCGTAGTCGAGAGTGGGGTTGTTTACCAGCGCGACATAGTTCGGCAAACCGTCCGGAAAGTACTCCGCAAGAAATGATTTCGGAGTATAGTTTTTCTCGGAGATCGTCTTTACAGAATCCTTTTTGGCCTCCCAGCGAAAAGTAAACTCTTTAGGCGGCCTTCCATAGTTGTAGACGAGGAGTTTGTATATGTCGGCCAGCATCTTCTCTTTTGCCTGCCGGAGTTCATTGACACTCTTGCCGTCCTTGTGCATTTGCCTGAGTTGGGAAGCATCGGCTCGCAGAAGCGACTGGGCCAGCGAATTGAAGGTTCCGGTGGAGATGGACTGCTTGGTTTCGGGCATTGCCGACAACGGGACGATGCCATACTTTTCTACCAGGTCAGTAAAGTAATGCCACCAGCCGCCGTCGCCTATCATATTGTCGATTTCCATTTGAAGGGAGCGATCGTCGATCGGGCGGTCGCGCATTTCGATGACCCGTTCCAAAAAGAAGTTTGACTTCTCGAGCTTATCGTAAAACGTGATGTATGGTTCGGAAAGCTCGAACGAGGAGAGGTCGAGTTTCTTCATGATTACGGGAGAAAGCACGTTCACCCCGGCGAACATCCAGCAGCGTCCTGAACCTTTCTGATCGACAACTCCCGCGTCCTTCAGCTGGAATGCAACGAGCTTGTCATGACTTGTGAGAAGGTCACGGTTAAGGGCCAGCTCCTTTATGGAATTGTTGGTAATAGCGTTTATAGTCCTTTGCTGATTGCCCTCAGCATTGAACTGCTTTTCATATTGTTCCAGAAGCGCACTGTCGATACCACCGTCGCCGGCAAGTACGCAGGTGCTCAAAGCCAGTGTCACTATTATGGCCGCGCTAAAGACTTTTAAAGATGTTCGCATTGAAAACCCTTTCATAATGTTGTCCTAAGATACTTCATCAGCGGCAAAAATCAACAACAGCACTCACTTTGACTGCCGATAAGGCGTTTACGAAAATTTAAGGCTTGGAGCCGACAAAAAACTTTTCTTTTGAATAGAAAATGCTCTAAATTAAACACTTTAAGGACATCCGCTAACGACTGAAAGTAAGACCGGTCGAGATAATGGGAAAAGAAAAGAAACAAAGAGTAAAGCCGCAGCTTCTCAAGGGCTTCAGGGACTACCCGCCAAAGGAGCAGATAGCTCGCGAAGAGATGATTGGCAAGGTACGCGAGGTCTTCGAACTGATGGGTTTTTTGCCGCTTCAGACGGCCTCGCTTGAGTTTGCCGAGGCTCTGCTGGGACCACACTATTCGCAGGATTCATTAAACGAATTGTTCGGCTTTACCGGGCCGGATGATGTAGAAATGGCGCTTCGCTACGAGTTCACGCTCTCGCTGGCGCGCTATGTAGCTGCCAATCCGGAGCTTCCCCTGCCATTCAGAAGATACCAGTACGGCAATGTCTGGCGGGTGGATAAGCCGGGACCGGGCAGGTTCAGGGAATTCATGCAGTTCGACATTGATATAGTCGGGACCAGGAATCTCCTGGCCGATGCCGAAATAATCGCCGCCATGGTGACTACCTTTGAACATCTGGGTATAAAGAATTTCAAGGTTCGATACTCCAATCGAAAAGTCCTCAACGGTCTGATCGAGTCTGTCGGCATAGACCCTGTCAGGGGGCAGGATGTCATGAGGGTTATCGACAAGCTCGACAAGCAGGGCAGGGAGGCCGTTGTTTTGGAACTCGGGCCGGGAAGAGTGGACCAGTCAGGTGACAGAATACCGGGGTTGGGGTTAAGTAGCGACAATATCAGGCAGCTTGAAGGTTTTCTCGATATCGCTCAGACGAAAGGTACCGCCGGGCTGAGTGAGGCCGAGAAACTGTTGGGCAAAATTCCCAGCGCCCGCGAGGGGATCGAAGAGTTAAGGCAGATTCAGGCTTTTCTCGAGCATATGGGTGTGGACGCCGTTAAGGCGGAACTTGACCTGACCATCGTCCGGGGGTTGGGGTATTATACCGGTCCCGTTTTTGAAACGAGCCTTCTGGATCTACCGGAGTTTGGCTCGATGTTTTCGGGGGGCAGGTATGACAATCTGGTAGATCGC
The sequence above is drawn from the Candidatus Zixiibacteriota bacterium genome and encodes:
- a CDS encoding DUF1573 domain-containing protein, whose protein sequence is MTMVRLLSASAVLLLVINCGAFAQPNLQIPGERFEMGSIPQQSVVSHCFWFTSTGTDTLIINEIKTPCGCQVEPLEKNWIAPGDSMLVSICWDVKKRVGPTGNYPYIYTNVGPETFRVYLTGTVTREPDAIRPVSVKPFALDLSKFRERAVDSLSFRIINHSDTSYTLTPVSFFVDECDIILPDSVAARSTAIGTIKVRPEFLDKEFYRSITLLLNDTRKTRITIPIKRKIY
- a CDS encoding PQQ-dependent sugar dehydrogenase, coding for MSIAVLLVSSCSSSDSPGTTTPPPVNEFPTGSLAATAVARGLSQPLYICAAPGDTSRMFIVEKAGKIKILRGGQVLPDAFLDISDRVNSAASERGLLGLAFHPDYASNGLFFVNYTNTNGSTTVSKFRVSSYPDSAVASSESIILTVPQPYSNHNAGMLLFGPTDGYLYIGLGDGGSGGDPENRAQNPLTLLGKMLRIDIDSGSPYGIPPDNPYAGNPDTLQEIWAFGLRNPWRYSFDRETRDLWIADVGQNQIEEINFTPASSSGRENYGWRLKEGSRCFNPSENCDPNGILLDPIFEYSHSMPSSPCSVTGGYVYRGSEIPRLYGHYLFGDFCSGQVWSLVKTGDSVTVYELTDQLGIGSMALASFGESSAGEIYMVDLMGTIYRLVRSAG
- a CDS encoding C1 family peptidase; translated protein: MRTSLKVFSAAIIVTLALSTCVLAGDGGIDSALLEQYEKQFNAEGNQQRTINAITNNSIKELALNRDLLTSHDKLVAFQLKDAGVVDQKGSGRCWMFAGVNVLSPVIMKKLDLSSFELSEPYITFYDKLEKSNFFLERVIEMRDRPIDDRSLQMEIDNMIGDGGWWHYFTDLVEKYGIVPLSAMPETKQSISTGTFNSLAQSLLRADASQLRQMHKDGKSVNELRQAKEKMLADIYKLLVYNYGRPPKEFTFRWEAKKDSVKTISEKNYTPKSFLAEYFPDGLPNYVALVNNPTLDYDQPYLLEASRNIYENSDFKVLNLPVERLKEYTHKALLDSQAVWFACDVGKQNYGDSAIMAEGILDYGTAVGMDFALSKADKISFKEISPNHAMVICGFDTTSTGTINKWLIENSWGKKAGDDGFWYMYDDWFSEYVLVIVINENMLSPEDAEKFKKEPVKVADWEPFFRAMRNLE
- a CDS encoding FAD-binding oxidoreductase translates to MSFIDDLKGLFPADRFSIHSDHLAVASRDESTIDGVTPMAIVWALNAEEISQVVKLCADFRVPVTTRGAGSALEGSTIPSANGIVLDLSHMTEILEFWPDDLQVKVQPGIIYDHLNEHLKREGLFFPPSPGGSGDIATVGGMIATNASGIYSVKYGGTREYVLELEIITGTGEIMKIGNRAVKRSSGYNLVDLVAGSEGTLAVIAAATIKLAGLPEGRLQNAFKFETEVNAARAVSEMRKYGLDIAAIEFLDRKVMEALNKLKEYGLEEVPALFLEFHGPDAVLQSNNELAEDICTELGGQPLKLADGQRPWEIRHFVTDAIKYRRPGYSILRNDVAFPISKLPEMVEYCHQLGKQYGMMVHTFGHVGLGLLHALILARKEDSSEWNNAIAMNDLIIKKTIELEGTISGEHGIGLGHKNLFAMEHGKAVELMRMIKRQFDPDLILNPGKIFDM
- the hisS gene encoding histidine--tRNA ligase; this encodes MGKEKKQRVKPQLLKGFRDYPPKEQIAREEMIGKVREVFELMGFLPLQTASLEFAEALLGPHYSQDSLNELFGFTGPDDVEMALRYEFTLSLARYVAANPELPLPFRRYQYGNVWRVDKPGPGRFREFMQFDIDIVGTRNLLADAEIIAAMVTTFEHLGIKNFKVRYSNRKVLNGLIESVGIDPVRGQDVMRVIDKLDKQGREAVVLELGPGRVDQSGDRIPGLGLSSDNIRQLEGFLDIAQTKGTAGLSEAEKLLGKIPSAREGIEELRQIQAFLEHMGVDAVKAELDLTIVRGLGYYTGPVFETSLLDLPEFGSMFSGGRYDNLVDRFSGKSVPAVGSSIGIDRLLAALIELKAIELKDATSKVLVTVMDNERISDYLDILRLLRNEGIPSEIFSGDTRNLTKQIRYGDKVGIPFAVIVGSDEFEAGMVTVKNLEAGREKALETTNREEWLKAELIQETIACGELVPYLKRHLGM